TGAGCACAAAAAGTGCGTAAATGAGGGCATTTAACGTATTTCCTTGCATGATTGCGTTTATCGCAAAGCCCGCAAATATCGGATAAGCAAGAAAAAGTCCGTTCTCTGCTAACACCAAAGCAAAGGTCAAAATGAGATTTTTATTGTGCTCGGTCGCTATGCTCTTTAGCGTTTTAAAGGCGTTATTTTGCAAATTTAATCCTAAAATTTTCGCGAATTCTAGCCAAAATTTATAAATTTTGAAAAATTTTTGTTGTAACTATTGACATTACAACAAAAAATTATTATACTTCACTCATCAGTTGTAAATAAAAATATTACAACAAAAAATAAGGAGAACAAAATGAAAAATTTTCAGGTTGCAAAGATCGCAAACGAGCCAAGAGTCGAGCTAAAAGAGGCTTTAAATTTAAGCGGCTGTGAGGTATCTATAAACGAGCTTCCAGCAAATGTGAGCGTGCCATTTGTCCATGCACATAAGCAAAACGAGGAGCTTTACATCATCCTAGAGGGTGAGGGTGAGCTTTTCATCGACGGTGAGGTGCTAAAAGTAAGCAAAGGAGATGCGGTGCGCATAGATCCAGAGGGCAAAAGGTGCTTTAAAGCTGGCAAAAACGGCATCAAAATGATCTGTATCCAGACAAAACGCGGTAGCCTAGAGCAATACACAATGAGTGACGGTGTGATAGTTGATGACGTAAAGCCAAGCTGGTTGTAAAATAAAAAACAAATTTTAAAGGAGAAATAATAAAAATAGCAATCATCGGAGCAAACGGCAAAAGCGGTACAAATTTGGTAAACGAGGCTCTAAAACAAGGACATGACGTAACGGCAATCATTAGAGACAAAGAGTATAAAAATGGGGGCGTAAAGGTTATTTATAAAGATATCTTTGAGCTTACAAAGACTGATCTGGCTGGCTTTGACGCAGTGATCAGTGCATTTGCAGCGTGGACGCCAGATACCTTTGCGCTTCACAAAAAAGTGGCTACTCACCTTATAAATTTACTAGAAGGCACTAGTACAAGGCTCATCGTAGTTGGCGGCGCTGGTACGTTATTTGTTGATAGCAAAGACACTTGCTAATGGATACACCAGACTTCCCAGCTGCATATATGGGTGTGGCAAAGGCGACTGCGGAGTCTTATTTTGAGCTAAAAGATAGGAGCGATTTACTTTGG
The DNA window shown above is from Campylobacter concisus ATCC 51562 and carries:
- a CDS encoding cupin domain-containing protein — its product is MKNFQVAKIANEPRVELKEALNLSGCEVSINELPANVSVPFVHAHKQNEELYIILEGEGELFIDGEVLKVSKGDAVRIDPEGKRCFKAGKNGIKMICIQTKRGSLEQYTMSDGVIVDDVKPSWL
- a CDS encoding NAD(P)H-binding protein encodes the protein MVNEALKQGHDVTAIIRDKEYKNGGVKVIYKDIFELTKTDLAGFDAVISAFAAWTPDTFALHKKVATHLINLLEGTSTRLIVVGGAGTLFVDSKDTC